From the Silvanigrella paludirubra genome, one window contains:
- a CDS encoding choice-of-anchor D domain-containing protein encodes MTIRNSKLIQLSLITLVGASFAISCNKGSSSNSASEQSPEVNPAQDQQPNLTVTMSVPQVVAKVGDKKEQVLVIKNEGSKSAQNITITGVEGGLITIKSETPAVVDPAKPVEPAKAAKSEATTPVVDPAPVVDPVADTSCLNKTLAAGETCQVTIVFAPTEVASGKETISVAYSSESASATKTTAFDVNYLAKGEVTLDIPTLAQLKAEVSKTDKKTLTITNKSANAITGIKIADLASPLSITGNTCKETLEKGQSCDIEVTFAPADLMDTKQNLQITYNDVDEEGNLVPVTIPSVISYQTIGKADLSLNSYADFLVSNINKDSAIRTYTIKNNGNGKATLVTLPTLVKPLSIKLDSSTCKPVDGKSFELAKDASCTFDVSLNSDKIDEQKEVAMVVTYNDGTTKKSAITTINYKTVAANVLNLSQYKVNSKSIQIDTSCNKKEIYGNGKHNIPLVPTFTATDDSGKAISVKLEDVVASTQVQLVSGGISSDATSILSAANNFTKCTEGSSIPSNTQAKFIYTEANGQKLDVGAKISYVEKDGTVTTISTEDNQAGRVNLAVLANPLKGVDTGSLFTFGIVADGYSGDLVTRDNYRLFKISPDVKTYATLSSSEVSQIRVTNKNMNRSSALIGVDFKGGYSIDLGWFDQGERKTFLNNQYRREFYSGKFLSGKLKPDSVTYVTLSKNKNQDLTLTSIGKNDYAFASISDSGMPSWVGNYQWHLPFMLEMNGVDSFGNPFYAQLNDNM; translated from the coding sequence ATGACAATTCGTAATTCAAAACTTATACAGTTATCTCTTATAACTTTAGTAGGTGCTTCATTTGCTATTTCTTGTAATAAAGGTAGCTCTTCTAATTCTGCTTCTGAACAATCTCCAGAAGTAAATCCAGCGCAAGATCAACAACCTAACTTAACAGTTACTATGTCTGTTCCTCAAGTTGTTGCTAAAGTTGGTGACAAGAAAGAGCAAGTATTAGTAATTAAAAATGAAGGCTCTAAATCTGCACAAAATATTACAATTACAGGCGTTGAAGGCGGATTAATTACAATTAAATCCGAAACTCCTGCTGTAGTTGATCCTGCTAAACCAGTAGAACCAGCAAAAGCTGCTAAATCTGAAGCAACAACTCCAGTAGTTGATCCAGCTCCTGTAGTTGATCCAGTTGCTGACACAAGTTGCTTAAATAAAACTTTAGCTGCTGGTGAAACATGCCAAGTAACTATCGTTTTTGCTCCAACTGAAGTTGCAAGCGGTAAAGAAACAATTTCTGTTGCTTATTCTAGCGAATCTGCATCCGCTACAAAAACAACAGCTTTTGATGTAAATTATTTAGCAAAAGGGGAAGTTACTCTCGATATTCCTACATTAGCTCAATTAAAAGCAGAAGTTTCTAAAACAGACAAAAAAACTTTAACTATTACAAATAAAAGCGCTAATGCAATAACAGGAATTAAAATTGCTGATCTTGCATCTCCTCTTTCTATTACAGGGAATACTTGTAAAGAAACACTAGAAAAAGGTCAAAGCTGTGATATTGAAGTTACTTTCGCTCCAGCAGATTTAATGGATACGAAACAAAATCTTCAAATTACTTATAATGATGTAGATGAAGAAGGAAATTTAGTTCCTGTTACGATACCTTCTGTAATTTCTTACCAAACTATTGGTAAAGCAGACTTATCTTTAAATTCTTATGCTGATTTCTTAGTTTCAAATATCAATAAAGATTCAGCAATTCGTACTTATACAATTAAAAATAATGGAAATGGCAAAGCTACTTTAGTTACTTTACCAACATTAGTAAAACCATTATCTATAAAATTAGATTCATCTACATGTAAACCAGTAGACGGAAAATCTTTTGAATTAGCTAAAGATGCATCTTGTACTTTTGATGTTTCTTTAAATTCTGATAAAATTGATGAGCAAAAAGAAGTTGCTATGGTAGTTACTTATAATGATGGTACTACTAAAAAATCTGCAATTACTACAATCAATTATAAAACAGTTGCGGCAAATGTATTAAACTTGTCTCAATATAAAGTAAATTCAAAAAGTATCCAAATTGATACTTCATGTAATAAAAAAGAAATTTACGGAAATGGAAAACACAATATTCCTTTAGTTCCTACATTTACAGCTACTGATGACTCAGGAAAAGCAATTTCTGTTAAGTTAGAAGACGTTGTTGCAAGTACACAAGTTCAACTAGTTTCTGGTGGAATTAGTTCAGACGCAACTTCCATTTTATCTGCAGCAAATAACTTTACAAAATGTACTGAAGGTTCTTCAATTCCTTCTAATACACAAGCTAAATTTATCTATACTGAAGCTAATGGCCAAAAGTTAGATGTTGGTGCTAAAATTTCTTATGTTGAAAAAGATGGTACTGTTACAACAATTAGTACTGAAGATAACCAAGCTGGAAGAGTAAATTTAGCTGTATTAGCGAATCCTCTTAAAGGTGTTGATACTGGTTCCTTATTTACATTTGGAATTGTTGCGGATGGTTATAGTGGAGATCTTGTTACAAGAGATAACTACAGATTATTCAAAATTTCTCCAGATGTTAAAACTTATGCAACATTAAGTTCTTCTGAAGTAAGTCAAATTCGTGTAACAAACAAAAACATGAACCGTAGCTCAGCACTAATTGGGGTTGACTTTAAAGGTGGATATTCTATTGATTTAGGTTGGTTTGACCAAGGTGAGAGAAAGACTTTCTTAAATAACCAATATAGAAGAGAGTTCTATTCTGGAAAATTCTTATCTGGTAAATTAAAACCTGATTCCGTTACTTACGTAACTTTAAGCAAGAATAAAAATCAAGATTTAACTTTAACTTCTATAGGTAAAAATGATTATGCTTTTGCTTCTATCTCTGACTCTGGAATGCCAAGTTGGGTTGGAAACTACCAATGGCACTTACCATTTATGCTTGAAATGAATGGTGTAGATTCCTTCGGTAACCCTTTCTACGCGCAACTTAACGACAATATGTAA
- a CDS encoding TetR/AcrR family transcriptional regulator yields MSRSDLASERKTQIINATIECITRYGYSNFSMQDVARVADVSKGIIHYYFLNKEDLMMTVLDHVSADIENLLHSGDLNPDPIARLSNVIWMCSSVVQNKREYYRINMDFWTQIDQKEKVRQEIASHYAKFRNSIAVIIQQGISQGVFRKGDSAQFASMIIAMIDGIALQWLFDEGVYNYDEIVKNCEEAILNFLVKK; encoded by the coding sequence ATGAGCCGTTCCGACCTCGCTTCAGAAAGAAAAACCCAAATAATTAATGCAACGATTGAGTGCATTACACGCTATGGATATAGCAATTTTTCGATGCAAGATGTGGCGAGAGTTGCAGATGTATCTAAGGGTATAATTCATTATTATTTTTTAAATAAAGAAGATCTCATGATGACTGTTCTTGATCATGTGAGTGCAGACATTGAAAATCTTCTTCATTCAGGTGATTTAAACCCCGATCCAATAGCAAGGCTTTCTAATGTAATCTGGATGTGCTCAAGCGTTGTTCAAAATAAAAGAGAATATTATCGAATAAATATGGACTTTTGGACCCAAATAGACCAAAAAGAAAAAGTCCGCCAAGAAATAGCAAGTCATTATGCTAAGTTTAGAAATTCCATAGCCGTCATCATTCAACAAGGAATTTCACAAGGCGTTTTTCGAAAAGGAGATTCTGCTCAATTTGCCAGTATGATTATCGCCATGATTGACGGCATAGCTTTACAGTGGCTTTTTGATGAAGGAGTGTATAATTACGACGAAATCGTAAAGAATTGTGAAGAAGCTATTTTGAATTTTTTAGTAAAAAAGTAA
- a CDS encoding POTRA domain-containing protein: MYICKLKKYKKDISLLLVIAGSFFISLLHTNPVFSQDINKNTEQENSTNISYITPKKAEGLIISSIDLVGNNRTNDDVIEDNIELKEQNIFTVEKLKISLQNLKNLQVFSKIDVKLSLNKNNQIIIVFELDEKWTLLPYFLAGSGGGTSYLVLGLYETNFIGRLYTFNFTYGCKNDNCSTFVYFRNPSVLGSRFNLVNYMTREHNIFHTYNKNREVTGTFANKRDMLNLFTDIKITPTLFLGFGALYLKNDITDDGINSSDTLTNKKNSYNSPPSSSSVALEGRLTLGKINYDGMKVDGVNFVSILDTTAESYKAQNDNYTSLNSTLQFYHPNINLGLFTIPLPRLSYLAIRSNISVTSSDVLSQQYFIGGLDKIRGFYDGEFSGKFSYFSNFELRIPSYVNDYFAIQHALFSDVGYASNTFPDMFSNYTGVSVGTGIRILPLKVNRVALRIDCAYTLNPFHTYGFNFGLLQFF, from the coding sequence GTGTACATTTGTAAATTAAAAAAATATAAAAAAGATATTTCCCTCCTTCTTGTAATTGCAGGTTCATTTTTTATATCTTTATTACACACAAATCCTGTATTTTCACAAGATATAAATAAAAATACAGAGCAAGAAAATTCTACAAATATTTCATATATAACTCCTAAAAAAGCGGAAGGTTTAATAATATCCTCAATTGATTTAGTTGGAAACAATAGAACAAATGATGATGTTATAGAAGACAACATTGAGCTAAAAGAACAAAATATATTTACTGTAGAGAAATTAAAAATTTCTCTACAAAATTTAAAAAATTTACAAGTTTTTTCTAAAATTGATGTTAAGTTAAGTTTAAACAAAAATAATCAAATCATAATAGTTTTTGAATTAGATGAAAAATGGACTTTATTACCTTATTTTTTAGCTGGGTCAGGTGGTGGCACATCGTATCTTGTTTTAGGTCTTTATGAGACGAATTTTATAGGAAGACTATATACATTTAATTTCACATATGGATGTAAAAACGATAATTGCTCTACTTTTGTTTATTTTAGAAACCCGAGTGTTTTAGGAAGTCGTTTTAATTTAGTTAATTATATGACTAGAGAACATAATATATTTCATACATATAATAAAAACAGAGAAGTAACTGGAACTTTTGCTAACAAAAGAGACATGCTTAATTTATTTACTGATATTAAAATTACACCAACTTTATTTCTAGGTTTTGGAGCTTTATACTTAAAAAATGACATCACTGATGATGGTATTAATTCTTCTGACACATTAACAAATAAAAAAAATAGTTATAATTCTCCCCCATCATCATCATCTGTTGCATTAGAAGGAAGGTTAACCCTAGGAAAAATTAATTATGATGGTATGAAAGTGGATGGAGTCAATTTTGTTTCTATTTTAGATACAACTGCAGAATCATATAAAGCACAAAATGATAATTATACATCTTTAAATAGCACATTACAATTTTATCATCCTAATATAAATTTAGGTTTATTTACCATACCTCTACCAAGATTATCTTATTTAGCAATACGAAGTAATATAAGTGTAACTTCAAGCGATGTTCTTTCTCAACAATATTTTATTGGTGGTCTAGATAAAATAAGAGGATTTTATGATGGAGAATTTTCTGGAAAATTCTCCTATTTTAGCAATTTTGAATTAAGAATACCTAGTTATGTTAATGATTATTTTGCTATTCAACACGCATTATTCTCTGACGTTGGATATGCTTCTAATACATTTCCTGATATGTTTTCTAACTACACAGGAGTGAGTGTCGGTACTGGAATCCGTATTTTACCATTAAAAGTAAACAGAGTTGCATTACGTATAGACTGTGCTTATACATTAAATCCGTTTCATACTTATGGGTTTAATTTTGGTTTATTACAATTTTTTTAG
- a CDS encoding flagellin has protein sequence MGLRITGGVNLEGNIAKAQKEYDNSLEKLSTGVRFTRNEPMPVERSLSDNLISKMRELNVYKRNANDGLSYTEAAESNLNAISNNVIRLKELVAQSTNPALSDKERGFLFIEYQANYQSLVTTSSTASHMGRQLFSSDDDSDFEYQGIGRGNGYTTSSVHVRVSAPKISDGKDVGIISIEDLDHVKTKPNDLGIKSAEKLANAEDGVSIDDVLDNFNVSNEKELGASFDEAHSKISSFRAKFGAATSSLSSALNTINVAYENTAAANSRIRDVDYATEITNLAKAKILVQASTSLLAQRNNNSAQNILTLVKGVDKNS, from the coding sequence ATGGGACTCAGAATTACTGGTGGTGTTAACTTAGAAGGAAACATCGCCAAAGCCCAAAAAGAATATGACAATAGTCTTGAAAAACTATCAACAGGTGTTCGTTTTACTAGAAATGAACCAATGCCTGTTGAAAGATCTCTGTCTGATAATCTTATTTCTAAAATGCGTGAGTTAAATGTTTATAAAAGAAATGCAAATGATGGTCTTTCATATACAGAGGCAGCTGAATCAAATTTAAATGCAATATCTAACAATGTGATTCGATTAAAAGAGTTAGTTGCGCAATCAACAAATCCAGCATTATCGGATAAAGAACGCGGTTTTTTATTTATAGAATATCAAGCAAATTATCAAAGTTTAGTAACTACTTCATCAACTGCTAGTCATATGGGTCGTCAATTATTTAGTTCAGATGATGATAGTGATTTTGAATATCAAGGAATTGGAAGAGGAAATGGTTATACTACAAGTTCAGTTCATGTAAGGGTAAGTGCTCCTAAAATTTCTGATGGAAAAGACGTAGGTATTATTAGTATAGAAGATTTAGATCATGTGAAAACAAAACCAAATGATTTGGGAATAAAATCAGCAGAAAAATTAGCGAATGCAGAAGATGGTGTTTCTATTGATGATGTTTTAGATAATTTTAATGTAAGTAATGAAAAAGAATTAGGTGCGAGTTTTGATGAAGCTCATTCAAAAATTTCATCATTTAGAGCAAAATTTGGTGCAGCAACTTCAAGTTTATCTTCCGCTCTTAATACAATTAATGTTGCTTATGAAAATACAGCTGCGGCAAATTCAAGAATTCGAGATGTTGATTATGCGACTGAAATAACAAATTTAGCAAAAGCAAAGATTCTCGTTCAAGCCAGTACAAGTTTACTTGCTCAGCGAAATAATAATTCCGCACAAAACATTTTAACCCTTGTTAAAGGTGTTGACAAAAATTCATAA
- a CDS encoding methyl-accepting chemotaxis protein encodes MENDLNNSESTLSATDCIASMLNAQRQLLISIRRLNELVAFSQSTDIEAERQLLLALQGQFRKITDNISGVTDNLGNLLEFRKTKDREIQRASFNLDSTRQAIGESIVTLNVTSDYIRESILMSRHSLSETRKTADRSRAWGRLGSDLLHDFNTFQDQTEQLTEVIKSWDELMSKTQVLQNEVFQHSQNTREAIQGVTSAMIGGRDRMNAVQEKISILANRVSDIGNIIEVIDDISEQTNLLALNASIEAARAGDQGKGFAVVADDIRKLAERSSTATRDIYDRIEAIQEETSGAMGAIREGHAVIEAGVKKADTADTLLKELREKIGQLSRQAIGLDDQLGTAKNLSEGNKTRTREMFRTIRKITETATFARDLVNQVETSLTSIVAAGTSSLAAIQVEVKKLLGIVSNLEQAQSVARQVHDWVHHVAVTLGEAKSDSEVAANQCSSGLHQVEISFKHLDTERSTLESMQQVGKDISSCVDKVVLASEYLKNLLTAGVTLQIGSPGQVLMLKEDGKFSEIDSSVPNKIQDDNAAENNGVKEAS; translated from the coding sequence GTGGAAAATGATTTGAACAATTCAGAATCAACATTATCAGCTACAGACTGCATTGCTTCTATGTTAAATGCTCAAAGGCAATTGCTTATTTCTATAAGAAGATTAAATGAATTAGTTGCATTTTCTCAAAGTACAGATATTGAAGCAGAGCGACAACTATTATTAGCTTTACAAGGACAATTTAGAAAAATTACAGATAATATTTCAGGTGTTACAGATAATCTTGGAAACTTATTAGAGTTTAGAAAAACAAAAGATAGAGAAATTCAAAGAGCTTCTTTTAATTTGGATAGTACAAGACAGGCCATTGGTGAAAGCATCGTTACTTTAAATGTTACTTCAGATTATATTAGAGAAAGCATATTAATGAGTAGACATTCTCTATCTGAAACAAGAAAAACAGCAGATAGAAGTCGTGCATGGGGGCGTTTAGGATCTGACCTTTTACATGATTTTAATACGTTTCAAGATCAAACAGAACAGTTAACTGAAGTGATTAAAAGTTGGGATGAATTAATGAGTAAAACGCAAGTTTTACAGAATGAAGTTTTTCAACATTCTCAAAATACGAGAGAGGCAATTCAAGGTGTTACTTCTGCTATGATTGGTGGTCGTGATCGGATGAATGCTGTACAAGAAAAAATTTCAATTTTAGCAAATCGTGTTTCAGATATTGGAAACATAATTGAAGTCATTGATGATATTTCTGAGCAAACAAATTTATTAGCACTAAATGCAAGTATTGAGGCCGCAAGAGCTGGAGATCAAGGAAAAGGATTTGCAGTTGTGGCTGATGATATTAGAAAACTTGCTGAGAGATCATCAACAGCTACTAGAGATATTTATGATAGAATTGAAGCTATTCAAGAAGAAACATCAGGTGCTATGGGTGCCATTAGGGAAGGTCATGCTGTTATCGAAGCAGGTGTTAAAAAAGCAGATACTGCCGATACTTTATTAAAAGAATTAAGAGAAAAAATTGGCCAATTGTCTAGACAAGCTATAGGTCTAGATGACCAACTTGGAACTGCTAAAAACCTATCAGAAGGTAACAAAACTCGAACAAGAGAAATGTTTCGAACAATTAGAAAAATTACAGAAACAGCAACTTTTGCTAGGGATTTAGTAAATCAGGTGGAAACAAGTTTAACAAGTATTGTTGCTGCTGGAACAAGTAGTCTTGCTGCAATTCAAGTAGAAGTAAAAAAATTGTTAGGAATTGTAAGTAATTTAGAACAAGCTCAAAGTGTTGCTAGACAAGTTCATGATTGGGTTCATCATGTTGCCGTTACTTTAGGTGAGGCAAAATCAGATTCTGAAGTTGCAGCAAATCAATGCTCAAGTGGATTGCATCAAGTAGAAATCTCATTTAAACATTTGGACACAGAAAGATCTACGCTAGAATCAATGCAACAAGTTGGCAAAGATATTTCAAGTTGTGTAGATAAAGTCGTTTTAGCAAGTGAATATCTAAAAAATCTATTAACAGCAGGCGTTACTTTACAAATTGGATCTCCAGGACAAGTTCTCATGCTGAAAGAAGATGGAAAATTCTCTGAAATAGATAGTTCTGTTCCAAACAAAATTCAAGATGATAATGCTGCTGAAAATAATGGTGTTAAGGAAGCTAGCTAA
- a CDS encoding heavy metal sensor histidine kinase, translated as MNKVSLFYKNIKENNFNISLTIWLSFWYFITCIILILTQNFLFNSFISSFYNQTEKVTLEKNIQEIVRLIDRKENPNRSPFECLFFEVNDNLFFLVEDVTNRKIIFITPGMFKFLYSLRENQNENLVSPDEEINIKQKNSKYFYYVKKEIVHNNKVLHIEVLADKTNRISILTNFKNRSSFISLAILITCLILSVFISKIILSPIHRVVKKIRSITSVNLHERVDNDWLPQEIKIIKNSFNEVLERLEDSFQRISQFSDDIAHEIRTPVNNLKGEIEVALQNKRTVQEYVDILHSNLEECHRLTRIIDNLTFLSRSEKHNIHIQAEEIDIHQELLNMKDLYDGIAEEKSIEISVQCEKDIHSYVDKVLFQRIISNLLSNAITYNKQNGKIILIAFLSEEYLNIEVSDTGIGIPEKSVPHLFDRFYRIEKSRHTSSKNMGLGLSLVKSMVSMHKGTIEIKSKEGEGTSVYIKFPKKPLN; from the coding sequence ATGAACAAAGTATCTCTATTTTATAAAAATATTAAAGAGAATAATTTCAATATTAGTCTAACTATTTGGCTTTCATTCTGGTATTTTATAACTTGTATTATTTTGATATTAACTCAAAATTTTTTATTTAATAGTTTTATTTCGTCATTTTACAATCAAACTGAAAAAGTAACTCTTGAAAAAAATATACAAGAAATTGTTAGACTTATAGACAGAAAAGAAAACCCAAATCGCTCACCTTTTGAATGTTTATTTTTTGAAGTAAATGATAATCTGTTTTTTTTAGTAGAAGATGTTACAAACAGAAAAATAATATTTATCACCCCAGGAATGTTTAAATTTCTTTATTCTTTGCGAGAAAATCAAAACGAAAATTTAGTTTCTCCAGATGAAGAGATCAATATAAAACAAAAAAATTCAAAATACTTTTATTATGTAAAAAAAGAGATCGTACATAACAATAAAGTCCTTCATATTGAAGTTTTAGCTGATAAAACCAATCGTATATCCATCTTAACAAATTTTAAAAACCGCTCTAGCTTTATATCTCTTGCCATTTTAATAACCTGCCTCATTCTTTCGGTTTTTATATCTAAAATCATATTAAGCCCGATTCATCGAGTCGTTAAAAAAATTCGAAGCATTACTTCTGTTAACTTACATGAAAGAGTTGATAATGATTGGCTTCCTCAGGAAATAAAAATTATTAAAAACTCTTTTAATGAAGTTTTAGAAAGGTTAGAAGATTCTTTTCAAAGAATTAGCCAATTTTCTGATGATATTGCGCATGAAATTAGAACTCCAGTTAATAATTTAAAAGGAGAGATAGAAGTCGCTTTACAAAACAAACGAACTGTGCAGGAGTATGTAGATATTCTTCATTCTAATTTAGAAGAATGTCATAGATTAACAAGAATTATTGATAACTTAACCTTTTTATCACGCTCAGAAAAACACAATATTCATATTCAAGCGGAAGAAATAGACATTCATCAAGAATTATTAAATATGAAAGATCTTTATGATGGAATTGCAGAAGAGAAATCTATAGAAATTTCAGTTCAATGCGAAAAAGATATTCATTCTTACGTAGATAAAGTTTTATTCCAAAGAATAATTAGTAATTTATTATCTAATGCAATAACCTATAATAAACAAAATGGAAAAATTATTTTAATTGCTTTTTTAAGTGAAGAGTATTTAAATATAGAAGTAAGCGATACAGGAATCGGTATTCCAGAAAAAAGTGTGCCACATTTATTTGATAGATTTTATCGTATAGAAAAATCAAGACATACTTCTTCAAAAAATATGGGTCTTGGATTGTCTTTAGTAAAAAGCATGGTGAGTATGCACAAAGGAACAATTGAAATAAAAAGCAAGGAAGGCGAAGGAACATCCGTGTATATTAAGTTTCCAAAAAAACCATTAAATTAA
- a CDS encoding branched-chain amino acid aminotransferase, which produces MNSSNKNMIKNKDFKIIKNLLPKHKRKNPPSLNENIAFGAIPTNHMLICDYLPRKGGWQTPEIIPYKTFSMTPNSVVFHYGQTIFEGLKAYRSESNDKEIFLFRPDKNAARMALSATRMGMIPFPEDLFVHCIKELVKVEKDWILPSPGALYIRPSMIPLDKGVSYRASETYRFFIILSPSKSYFSTETGIAVYIERNLSRAAIGGSGEAKCGGNYASALLPMRTAKEKGAEQVLWLDSNEHKYVEEAGAMNVMFVYKNKIVTPALNGSILHGITRMSVLEIAKVLGYEVEEKRIEISQILSDAKSGKLTEMFACGTAAVISPITCLIDKDEKIIINNEKIGDISLHIKKNLIGIQAGTIKDTYGWRFPIV; this is translated from the coding sequence ATGAATTCTTCTAATAAAAACATGATTAAAAATAAAGATTTCAAAATCATAAAAAATCTGTTGCCGAAACACAAAAGAAAAAACCCACCTTCTTTGAATGAAAACATAGCATTTGGAGCAATACCTACTAATCATATGCTCATTTGCGACTATCTACCTAGAAAAGGCGGATGGCAAACACCTGAAATTATTCCTTATAAAACTTTTTCCATGACACCTAACTCCGTTGTTTTTCATTATGGACAAACCATTTTTGAAGGCCTAAAAGCATACCGATCTGAGTCAAATGATAAAGAAATTTTCCTATTTAGACCTGATAAAAACGCAGCTCGTATGGCTCTTTCTGCCACCCGTATGGGTATGATCCCCTTTCCCGAAGATTTGTTCGTACATTGCATAAAAGAGCTTGTGAAAGTCGAAAAAGACTGGATTTTACCCTCCCCTGGCGCTTTATACATTAGACCTTCCATGATTCCTCTGGATAAGGGAGTATCCTACAGAGCCTCTGAAACCTATCGATTTTTCATTATTCTAAGCCCTTCTAAAAGCTATTTTTCAACAGAAACAGGAATCGCTGTTTATATTGAAAGAAATCTATCAAGAGCTGCTATTGGAGGTTCTGGAGAAGCAAAGTGTGGAGGAAATTATGCTTCTGCTTTACTTCCAATGCGCACAGCTAAAGAAAAGGGGGCTGAACAAGTATTATGGTTAGATTCCAATGAGCATAAATATGTGGAAGAAGCAGGAGCGATGAATGTAATGTTCGTATACAAAAATAAAATCGTAACCCCTGCACTAAATGGAAGTATTCTTCATGGAATTACAAGAATGTCTGTATTAGAAATTGCCAAAGTTTTAGGCTATGAAGTAGAAGAAAAGAGAATTGAAATATCTCAAATTTTATCTGATGCAAAGTCGGGCAAACTAACAGAAATGTTTGCTTGTGGAACGGCAGCTGTTATTTCCCCAATTACATGCCTTATTGATAAGGATGAAAAAATAATCATAAATAATGAGAAAATTGGTGATATTTCTTTACACATAAAAAAGAATTTAATTGGAATCCAAGCAGGGACAATTAAAGATACCTATGGCTGGAGATTCCCAATCGTATAA
- a CDS encoding heavy metal response regulator transcription factor, whose product MKILIIEDAEKTASFLRKGLTEKGYVVDVESNGQEGLVLAQVNSYDLIILDVMLPQLDGWSILKELRASDNKTYIIMLTARDDTDDKVKGLNLGADDYLVKPFAFSELVARIQTVLRRQSSIQKDIMVFADLEIDLNKKRVSREGNRIELTPKEFMLLSLLIRNNSVALSRSEISEKIWNINFDTDTNVVDVHIRRLRAKIDDGFKKKFIKTVRGIGYMFDES is encoded by the coding sequence ATGAAAATTTTGATAATTGAAGACGCAGAAAAAACAGCGTCCTTTTTAAGAAAAGGTTTAACAGAAAAAGGATATGTTGTTGATGTTGAATCAAATGGTCAAGAAGGATTGGTTCTTGCTCAAGTAAATAGTTATGATCTCATTATTCTTGATGTCATGTTACCTCAACTTGACGGTTGGTCGATTTTAAAGGAACTTAGAGCTTCAGATAACAAAACGTACATAATAATGCTTACAGCAAGAGATGATACCGATGATAAGGTTAAAGGGCTTAATTTAGGTGCGGATGACTACCTTGTAAAACCTTTTGCTTTTTCTGAACTTGTGGCTCGAATTCAAACAGTTTTAAGAAGACAATCCTCTATACAAAAAGATATTATGGTATTTGCAGATCTTGAAATAGATTTAAATAAAAAAAGAGTATCTCGTGAAGGTAATAGAATTGAATTAACCCCTAAAGAATTTATGCTATTATCCCTTTTAATAAGAAATAATAGCGTTGCTCTATCGAGAAGTGAAATTTCTGAGAAAATTTGGAATATCAATTTTGACACAGATACAAATGTAGTTGATGTTCATATTAGACGCCTTAGAGCTAAAATTGATGATGGATTTAAAAAGAAGTTTATTAAAACGGTTAGAGGTATTGGTTACATGTTTGATGAAAGTTAG